A region from the Manihot esculenta cultivar AM560-2 chromosome 13, M.esculenta_v8, whole genome shotgun sequence genome encodes:
- the LOC110630309 gene encoding PRA1 family protein B4 has product MASPSPPVLPISNSQPSNAASAASAQSQPPIATPAFRAFINQISDSVRHGISQRRPWAELADRSAFSKPESLSEAALRVRKNYSYFRVNYLAVIALILAFSLLSHPLSLLLLLGLLAAWLFLYLFRPSDPPLVLFGRTFTDRETLGLLIVVSVVVVFLTSVGSVLISALMVGLAIVFAHGSFRVPEDLFLDEQEPVATGFLSFLGGAASNAAAAAAPVVAARV; this is encoded by the coding sequence ATGGCTTCACCGTCTCCTCCGGTTCTCCCCATCTCTAATTCCCAGCCTTCCAATGCCGCCTCAGCCGCATCAGCCCAGTCGCAGCCTCCCATCGCTACTCCAGCCTTCCGCGCCTTCATCAACCAAATATCTGACTCTGTCCGCCATGGCATTTCCCAGCGTCGCCCCTGGGCGGAACTCGCCGATCGTTCCGCCTTCTCCAAGCCTGAATCCTTGTCTGAGGCCGCCCTCCGTGTCCGTAAGAATTATTCCTACTTTCGTGTCAATTACTTGGCCGTTATTGCCCTCATCTTGGCTTTCTCTTTGCTTTCGCATCCCTTGTCACTCTTGCTCCTTCTTGGTCTTTTGGCCGCTTGGCTATTTCTTTATCTTTTCCGCCCTTCTGATCCGCCTCTCGTCCTCTTCGGCCGTACATTCACCGATCGTGAAACCCTCGGGTTGCTCATTGTGGTTAGCGTGGTTGTGGTTTTCCTCACGAGTGTCGGATCTGTTCTCATATCGGCTCTCATGGTGGGATTGGCTATTGTTTTTGCTCATGGTTCGTTTAGGGTGCCTGAAGATCTTTTCTTGGATGAGCAAGAGCCTGTTGCTACTGGATTCCTGTCATTCCTTGGGGGTGCCGCCTCCAATGCCGCTGCGGCCGCTGCTCCTGTCGTTGCTGCCCGCGTTTAA